One Spirochaetota bacterium DNA segment encodes these proteins:
- a CDS encoding alpha/beta hydrolase yields MFRFKSRMETTVFAAVVLLGMAVFSISARAATVIETTYAATGSLATSTVVIKNEAGADLYKIYYPAALSGNHPIVVWGNGSDADCLDYDALLTHLASWGFVVIGNFDTAVGTGEAIIETMNYLVARNGDPASIFYQKLDVGNIGLAGHSQGAGGVVNAATNFTEGDMVTTLVPVSLPALKWCDAEDIYDTSLVDVPVFFTRGNGMLDGIIAPLADVRAAYNALPSGVGAAMGTCKGTDHNTIQGNGGKLRGYVTAWLRYQLANDATARNAFAGTSPELPGNTTNWKDVAVKSLP; encoded by the coding sequence TATATCGGCGCGGGCTGCGACCGTTATTGAAACGACGTATGCGGCAACGGGTTCATTGGCGACCAGTACGGTAGTCATTAAAAACGAAGCGGGCGCGGATCTCTACAAGATCTATTACCCCGCGGCTTTAAGCGGGAATCATCCCATCGTGGTGTGGGGCAACGGATCCGATGCGGATTGTCTCGATTATGACGCCTTGCTCACTCACCTGGCCTCATGGGGATTCGTCGTCATCGGTAATTTCGATACCGCCGTGGGTACGGGGGAGGCGATAATCGAAACCATGAATTACCTGGTCGCGCGCAACGGCGATCCGGCGAGCATTTTTTATCAAAAGCTCGATGTGGGGAACATAGGCCTGGCGGGCCATTCCCAGGGAGCGGGCGGGGTGGTGAACGCGGCCACGAATTTCACCGAGGGCGACATGGTGACCACCCTTGTCCCGGTGTCTCTGCCCGCGCTCAAATGGTGCGATGCGGAGGATATCTATGACACCTCGCTGGTGGACGTTCCTGTTTTCTTCACGCGCGGCAACGGCATGCTTGATGGAATAATCGCACCGCTTGCGGATGTGCGCGCCGCCTACAACGCGCTTCCTTCCGGGGTGGGAGCCGCTATGGGAACCTGCAAGGGGACGGATCACAATACCATCCAGGGGAATGGCGGGAAGCTGCGCGGCTATGTAACCGCCTGGCTGCGGTATCAGCTTGCGAATGATGCCACGGCGAGAAATGCATTTGCCGGAACCAGTCCGGAGTTGCCCGGCAACACCACTAATTGGAAGGACGTGGCGGTCAAGAGCCTTCCGTAA